From a single Pelmatolapia mariae isolate MD_Pm_ZW linkage group LG20, Pm_UMD_F_2, whole genome shotgun sequence genomic region:
- the eif2s2 gene encoding eukaryotic translation initiation factor 2 subunit 2 isoform X2, which produces MSGDEMIFDPNMTKKKKKKKKPFMLEEDGGEGTGGEEAKEVETKEAEPEAGDDKEVDLDEDEGRKKEPSDDLNDLNFFNQKKKKKKPKKVFENDMEEGLKELKIEGEQTEAMEEDNLDLMLPNKKKKPKKVDFDENDPADKDDVDDDDGKNGDGISFSSSTGPAWAGSERDYTYDELLNRVFNIMREKNPDMVAGEKRKFVMKPPQVVRVGTKKTSFVNFTDICKLLHRQPKHLLAFLLAELGTSGSIDGNNQLVIKGRFQQKQIENVLRRYIKEYVTCHTCRSPETILQKDTRLYFLQCETCHSRCSVASIKTGFQAVTGKRAQLRAKAN; this is translated from the exons ATGTCAGGAGACGAG ATGATTTTCGATCCCAACATGactaagaagaaaaagaagaagaagaagccctTCATGCTGGAGGAGGACGGAGGAGAAGGGACGGGAGGAGAAGAAGCTAAGGAGGTGGAGACAAAGGAGGCAGAACCAGAGGCTGGAGATGACAAAGAGGTGGATCTAGATGAAGATGAAGGCAGGAAGAAAG agcCGTCGGATGACTTGAACGACCTAAACTTCTTCaaccagaagaaaaagaagaagaaacccaaGAAAGTGTTTGAAAATGATATGGAGGAGGGATTAAAG GAGCTGAAAATTGAAGGCGAGCAGACGGAAGCTATGGAGGAGGACAACCTGGATCTGATGCTCCCtaacaaaaagaagaagccaAAGAAAGTAGATTTTGATGAAAACGACCCCGCTGATAAAGATGACG tggatgatgatgatggcaagAACGGTGATGGGATCTCCTTCAGCTCTTCCACAGGACCGGCCTGGGCTGGTTCGGAAAGAGACTACACCTACGACGAG CTCCTGAACAGAGTCTTCAACATCATGAGGGAGAAGAACCCCGACATGGTGGCTGGGGAGAAGAGGAAGTTTGTGATGAAGCCTCCCCAGGTGGTCCGAGTGGGAACCAAGAAAACCTCTTTTGTCAATTTCACAGACATCTGCAAACT GTTGCATCGTCAGCCTAAACATCTCCTCGCTTTTCTATTGGCTGAGCTGGGAACGAG CGGCTCCATTGACGGAAATAACCAGCTTGTGATCAAAGGCAGATTTCAACAGAAACAGATAGAAAATGTGTTGAGAAGATATATCA AGGAATATGTGACGTGTCACACCTGCCGCTCACCGGAGACCATCCTGCAGAAGGACACTCGTCTCTATTTCCTGCAGTGTGAGACGTGCCACTCCCGCTGCTCCGTCGCCAGTATCAAGACCGGTTTCCAGGCTGTGACGGGCAAGAGGGCGCAGCTCCGCGCCAAAGCTAACTAA
- the eif2s2 gene encoding eukaryotic translation initiation factor 2 subunit 2 isoform X1 — protein MSGDEMIFDPNMTKKKKKKKKPFMLEEDGGEGTGGEEAKEVETKEAEPEAGDDKEVDLDEDEGRKKEPSDDLNDLNFFNQKKKKKKPKKVFENDMEEGLKELKIEGEQTEAMEEDNLDLMLPNKKKKPKKVDFDENDPADKDDAVDDDDGKNGDGISFSSSTGPAWAGSERDYTYDELLNRVFNIMREKNPDMVAGEKRKFVMKPPQVVRVGTKKTSFVNFTDICKLLHRQPKHLLAFLLAELGTSGSIDGNNQLVIKGRFQQKQIENVLRRYIKEYVTCHTCRSPETILQKDTRLYFLQCETCHSRCSVASIKTGFQAVTGKRAQLRAKAN, from the exons ATGTCAGGAGACGAG ATGATTTTCGATCCCAACATGactaagaagaaaaagaagaagaagaagccctTCATGCTGGAGGAGGACGGAGGAGAAGGGACGGGAGGAGAAGAAGCTAAGGAGGTGGAGACAAAGGAGGCAGAACCAGAGGCTGGAGATGACAAAGAGGTGGATCTAGATGAAGATGAAGGCAGGAAGAAAG agcCGTCGGATGACTTGAACGACCTAAACTTCTTCaaccagaagaaaaagaagaagaaacccaaGAAAGTGTTTGAAAATGATATGGAGGAGGGATTAAAG GAGCTGAAAATTGAAGGCGAGCAGACGGAAGCTATGGAGGAGGACAACCTGGATCTGATGCTCCCtaacaaaaagaagaagccaAAGAAAGTAGATTTTGATGAAAACGACCCCGCTGATAAAGATGACG cagtggatgatgatgatggcaagAACGGTGATGGGATCTCCTTCAGCTCTTCCACAGGACCGGCCTGGGCTGGTTCGGAAAGAGACTACACCTACGACGAG CTCCTGAACAGAGTCTTCAACATCATGAGGGAGAAGAACCCCGACATGGTGGCTGGGGAGAAGAGGAAGTTTGTGATGAAGCCTCCCCAGGTGGTCCGAGTGGGAACCAAGAAAACCTCTTTTGTCAATTTCACAGACATCTGCAAACT GTTGCATCGTCAGCCTAAACATCTCCTCGCTTTTCTATTGGCTGAGCTGGGAACGAG CGGCTCCATTGACGGAAATAACCAGCTTGTGATCAAAGGCAGATTTCAACAGAAACAGATAGAAAATGTGTTGAGAAGATATATCA AGGAATATGTGACGTGTCACACCTGCCGCTCACCGGAGACCATCCTGCAGAAGGACACTCGTCTCTATTTCCTGCAGTGTGAGACGTGCCACTCCCGCTGCTCCGTCGCCAGTATCAAGACCGGTTTCCAGGCTGTGACGGGCAAGAGGGCGCAGCTCCGCGCCAAAGCTAACTAA